A single Flavobacterium sp. 1 DNA region contains:
- a CDS encoding HYR domain-containing protein, whose translation MKHIYQTRCLLAYLSLFCCLSLAAQGTSPAAQNLPYVQDFSSLASASTTYPAGFQGWTASTAPGSSYNTNAVLVGDRLLTAGSSASTTSGNFHNYNGKIGFLNSGSLDLTIGLAINTLGKSGIEVQYDAMVIRNPYDGTANTRINEMVLQYRVGNTSVFNTLPAASYLSNTDKQTASGVTAPLNPITIKVILPTECDNQELVQIRWISKQNSGAGSRPSFAIDNISIQNDLTPPAYTNGYPKIENILSNGFDFSIQLNEIGKTYFVLLDSGSSKPSAAQIKAGLDANGNTALQSDIFDVIDKNLTYTKNISGLAIDANYVLYAVSEDFYGNLQTDSNQLNVKTSSFVVPSLSATKTNLNFGFSEQNFESKTISYQIQASHLTDVVTVTASNNFTISKNPNDNFQSSLVFAAPDFDAGSTPAVYVRFTPNTTGNFSGQITHQTSGASTKIVGLSGVGINPYSQNFNDVNVLTNSGWTAYSVAGDKIKWASTSSRFNSSPAAVLINGYAENGASKDWLISPKLRLDSFDKFPLLSFYSRKFYAGPNLKLMVSVDYDGISSPETATWTEIEGDFPSTTGVFKQSKYINLNAFKSSSTYVAWVYETTASGGDNAAEWTIDDVSITNETAFLASNPNLNFGEIIQNAASDSQSFIFTAGGYGDFTISAPANYQLALDNINFQSSVVISAADALAGKTVYARFAPAVKALNLEGSLTVTATGLNQQIGSFTGSSFPKSETFDIVSYNLEFFGSNVVDSSGSEFGPIDDALQVDNVAKVMNKLNADVYVVQEVSDEAALDSLIQKISVNGKTFDKSISPVWSYSFTPPDPLFPPQKLVVLYNTQTAKVNKTRVLFDKLYDNIRAGNASLPNYPGGNSSSFFASGRLPYLVNIETNIKGVKKEINIIDLHGRANSGTDISKYNMRKYDAEVLKDSLDAEYPNANFMILGDYNDDVDASVITPNPSSYQKIVEDTARYNTLTLDISKAGAFSYLSSGGFLDHIIVSNELTSDYVPNSAAVYDPRLDISNYVNTTSDHGPVIARFDLKKAEQSINFPSISVTDGVTSYDLTATAASGLEVAYASSNEAVAKINGGKLQIISAGTVTVTASQSGNDYYLAAADVSQPLTITDNELPVIIPPASITKSNDTGICGALITYAPPIGTDNFPRAATVQTAGLPSGVVFPIGTTTNTFQVTDASGKTANCSFTVTITDNELPALTCPANIIQKKEGNLHGAIVAYTIPVGTDNCSGATVTQTAGLASGSVFPIGITTNTYKVADAAGNTTSCSFTVNVVNALSPKHWCEAIGLSVKTYPNPAADFVNIAIKTNTQTNITFRLYNIFGILVEKPVEIIGNTTENTTQINISKLYRGVYIYTLSTRNEILFIDKIVKK comes from the coding sequence ATGAAACACATCTACCAAACTCGCTGTCTTTTGGCTTATTTAAGTCTTTTTTGTTGCTTGTCCTTAGCTGCTCAAGGAACATCACCAGCAGCACAAAATTTACCTTACGTGCAGGATTTTTCTTCGTTAGCATCTGCCTCAACCACATATCCAGCAGGATTCCAAGGCTGGACGGCAAGCACCGCACCAGGAAGCTCATACAACACAAACGCCGTTTTAGTGGGAGACAGACTCTTAACTGCAGGCAGTTCGGCTTCTACCACGAGTGGAAATTTCCACAATTACAATGGAAAAATTGGATTTTTGAATTCAGGTTCTTTAGACTTAACAATTGGGTTGGCCATTAACACTCTAGGAAAATCTGGTATCGAAGTTCAATATGATGCTATGGTAATCCGTAACCCTTATGACGGGACGGCTAATACCCGTATCAACGAAATGGTTTTACAATATCGGGTAGGCAATACTTCTGTTTTTAATACATTGCCCGCAGCTTCCTATTTAAGCAACACCGATAAGCAAACTGCTTCAGGTGTAACTGCTCCTTTAAACCCAATAACTATCAAAGTAATTTTACCAACTGAATGTGACAATCAGGAGCTCGTTCAAATAAGATGGATTTCTAAACAAAATTCAGGAGCTGGCTCACGCCCTTCCTTTGCCATTGATAATATAAGCATTCAAAATGATCTTACCCCGCCTGCATATACTAATGGGTATCCAAAAATAGAAAACATTCTGTCTAATGGTTTTGATTTTTCAATTCAATTAAACGAAATTGGAAAAACATATTTTGTATTACTAGACTCGGGAAGTTCAAAACCTAGTGCTGCCCAAATAAAAGCAGGGTTAGATGCCAATGGAAATACTGCTTTGCAATCTGATATATTTGATGTTATAGATAAAAACCTGACTTATACTAAAAATATTTCCGGGTTGGCTATTGATGCTAATTATGTTCTTTACGCTGTCTCAGAGGATTTTTATGGCAATCTTCAAACGGACAGCAATCAATTGAATGTAAAGACATCCAGTTTTGTAGTTCCATCATTGTCAGCAACAAAAACCAATTTAAATTTTGGTTTTTCAGAACAAAATTTTGAATCAAAAACAATCAGCTATCAAATTCAGGCATCACATCTTACCGATGTGGTCACGGTAACCGCATCAAATAATTTTACAATTTCAAAAAATCCAAACGATAATTTCCAATCTTCTTTGGTTTTTGCCGCACCAGATTTTGATGCCGGCAGCACTCCTGCGGTTTATGTACGATTTACGCCGAATACCACTGGGAATTTTTCGGGACAAATAACCCATCAAACGTCGGGGGCAAGTACTAAAATAGTAGGATTATCCGGTGTGGGGATCAATCCTTATTCTCAAAATTTCAACGATGTAAATGTATTGACAAACAGTGGCTGGACGGCTTACAGTGTAGCAGGCGATAAAATTAAATGGGCTAGTACAAGCAGTCGTTTTAATAGTTCTCCGGCTGCAGTATTAATTAATGGTTACGCGGAAAATGGAGCAAGCAAGGATTGGTTAATTTCACCTAAATTGCGCTTGGATAGTTTCGATAAATTTCCATTATTGTCATTTTACTCCCGTAAATTCTACGCAGGTCCAAACTTAAAATTAATGGTTTCTGTTGATTATGATGGAATAAGCAGTCCAGAAACAGCCACTTGGACAGAGATTGAGGGAGATTTTCCATCAACCACTGGTGTATTCAAACAATCTAAATACATCAATTTAAACGCTTTTAAGTCCAGCAGCACTTATGTGGCATGGGTGTATGAAACTACCGCTTCAGGGGGAGACAATGCCGCTGAATGGACAATTGATGATGTGAGTATTACTAATGAGACAGCATTTTTAGCCTCTAATCCTAATTTAAATTTTGGCGAAATAATCCAAAATGCAGCTTCCGACAGCCAATCATTTATTTTTACTGCAGGAGGTTATGGTGATTTCACAATCTCGGCACCTGCAAACTATCAATTAGCTCTTGATAACATCAATTTTCAATCAAGTGTGGTTATTTCTGCAGCCGATGCATTAGCGGGCAAAACTGTTTATGCTCGTTTTGCCCCTGCTGTAAAAGCCTTAAATTTAGAAGGTTCACTGACTGTTACTGCTACTGGACTAAATCAGCAGATAGGTTCCTTTACTGGTTCTTCTTTCCCAAAATCGGAAACCTTTGATATTGTAAGTTACAACTTGGAGTTTTTTGGAAGCAATGTGGTCGATTCATCTGGAAGTGAATTTGGTCCAATCGACGATGCTCTGCAAGTTGATAATGTAGCCAAAGTAATGAATAAATTAAATGCTGATGTTTATGTGGTTCAAGAAGTATCTGATGAGGCTGCTTTGGATAGTTTGATTCAAAAAATAAGTGTTAACGGCAAGACATTTGATAAAAGTATTTCACCAGTCTGGTCCTATTCATTTACGCCGCCGGATCCGCTTTTTCCTCCTCAAAAATTGGTCGTTCTTTACAATACCCAAACAGCCAAAGTAAATAAAACACGTGTCCTTTTTGATAAATTGTACGATAACATTCGTGCCGGAAACGCAAGCCTGCCTAATTATCCTGGCGGCAATAGTTCCAGTTTCTTTGCTTCAGGGCGTTTACCTTATTTAGTAAACATTGAAACCAATATTAAAGGAGTTAAAAAAGAAATAAACATTATTGATCTTCACGGTCGTGCCAATAGCGGAACTGATATTTCAAAATACAATATGCGTAAGTACGACGCTGAAGTTTTAAAAGACAGTTTGGACGCCGAATATCCAAATGCCAACTTTATGATTTTAGGGGACTATAATGATGATGTGGATGCATCTGTTATTACTCCTAACCCTTCATCATACCAAAAAATAGTGGAAGATACGGCTCGTTATAACACTTTAACTTTGGATATCAGCAAAGCAGGAGCCTTTAGCTACTTATCATCTGGAGGTTTCTTGGATCACATTATTGTTTCAAACGAGCTAACGAGCGATTATGTACCGAACTCAGCTGCTGTTTATGATCCGCGTTTAGATATTTCTAATTATGTCAACACAACATCTGATCACGGACCTGTTATTGCTCGTTTTGATCTTAAAAAAGCGGAACAAAGCATTAACTTCCCATCAATAAGTGTTACCGATGGAGTTACTTCTTATGACCTGACTGCTACGGCTGCATCTGGTTTAGAAGTTGCTTATGCAAGTTCAAATGAAGCTGTTGCAAAAATTAATGGCGGAAAACTCCAAATAATTAGCGCAGGGACTGTTACAGTCACGGCCTCTCAATCAGGAAACGACTATTATTTAGCGGCTGCTGATGTTAGTCAACCTTTAACGATAACTGACAATGAATTACCTGTTATCATACCGCCAGCTTCGATCACAAAAAGTAATGACACAGGAATATGCGGAGCACTAATTACGTATGCACCCCCAATCGGTACTGATAATTTCCCAAGAGCAGCCACAGTTCAAACTGCTGGATTGCCTTCAGGTGTTGTATTCCCGATAGGAACAACAACCAATACATTCCAAGTAACAGATGCATCTGGCAAGACGGCAAACTGTTCATTTACCGTAACGATAACTGACAATGAATTGCCTGCGCTAACCTGTCCGGCTAATATCATTCAGAAAAAAGAAGGAAACTTACATGGAGCAATAGTGGCGTATACCATACCAGTAGGAACTGATAATTGTTCTGGGGCGACAGTCACGCAAACGGCGGGACTTGCTTCAGGAAGTGTTTTTCCAATAGGCATTACAACAAACACTTATAAAGTGGCTGATGCAGCAGGAAATACAACAAGCTGTTCCTTTACCGTAAATGTCGTAAACGCTTTGTCCCCAAAACACTGGTGCGAAGCCATCGGACTTTCAGTAAAAACATATCCTAATCCAGCAGCTGATTTTGTCAACATTGCCATAAAAACCAATACCCAGACTAATATAACTTTTAGATTATATAACATCTTTGGAATTTTGGTTGAGAAACCCGTAGAAATAATTGGAAACACAACTGAAAACACAACACAAATAAATATAAGCAAACTTTATAGAGGTGTTTACATTTACACTTTAAGTACTAGAAATGAAATACTATTTATTGATAAAATAGTCAAAAAATAA
- a CDS encoding SDR family oxidoreductase: protein MQKTIFITGASAGLGKSTAKLFQSKGWNVIATMRNPEKETELTQLENVTVLKLDVTNPTEIEETVNNVIAKHSIDVVLNNAGYGLIGVLEAMTDDQITRQLNTNLLGVIRVTKAFTPYFREMKNGIFINVTSMFGLVGYPTCSVYSATKFAIDGFSESLAYDLAHFGIKVKTAAPGGIQTDFAGRSMDGGYHKAYQKLMEKVSEGYSEESISQYSTAENIALVIYEAATDNKDQLRYIAGKDAVSLYTEKEKIGAEAQHQKILKMFAY, encoded by the coding sequence ATGCAAAAGACAATTTTTATTACAGGAGCATCAGCAGGATTGGGAAAATCAACTGCCAAATTATTTCAATCAAAAGGTTGGAACGTAATTGCAACAATGCGAAACCCCGAAAAAGAAACGGAATTAACGCAACTCGAAAATGTTACGGTTTTAAAACTTGATGTTACTAATCCAACTGAAATTGAAGAAACTGTAAACAATGTGATTGCAAAACATTCCATAGACGTAGTATTGAACAATGCAGGTTACGGACTGATTGGCGTTTTGGAGGCAATGACAGATGACCAAATCACCCGACAATTAAATACCAATCTGTTAGGGGTTATTCGAGTTACCAAAGCATTCACGCCTTATTTCAGGGAAATGAAAAACGGAATTTTCATCAATGTTACCTCTATGTTCGGGCTTGTTGGCTATCCAACTTGTTCGGTTTATTCTGCCACAAAATTCGCAATTGACGGATTTTCAGAAAGCTTAGCTTACGACCTTGCACATTTCGGAATAAAAGTAAAAACAGCCGCACCAGGAGGAATACAAACTGATTTTGCAGGACGTTCCATGGACGGTGGATATCACAAAGCTTATCAAAAATTGATGGAAAAAGTAAGCGAGGGTTATAGCGAAGAAAGCATAAGCCAATATTCTACAGCCGAAAATATTGCTTTGGTAATTTACGAAGCGGCAACAGACAACAAAGACCAATTGCGTTACATTGCAGGTAAGGACGCTGTTTCTCTCTATACCGAAAAAGAAAAAATTGGAGCAGAAGCACAACACCAAAAAATTCTTAAAATGTTTGCTTATTAA
- a CDS encoding AraC family transcriptional regulator, protein MKKDDFTPQKFNSISELHKALGFPKPLHPLVSLVNYADIKTPYDELPKALLFNFYKISYKKGLTGKIKYGQNYYDFDEGGLSFISPNQVISSAEDEKDYSGYTLLFHPDFIGNYPLATKIKTFGYFSYSTNEALFLSDKEKQIIFSVFENIKEELNSTIDDFSQDVVISHLEVLLNYSNRFYKRQFITRKAVSNDLLTQMEQLLNNYFEQEVALQKGLPTVEYLASQLNVSPRYLSDMLRSLTGQNAQQHIHEKLIEKAKEQLTSSNLSVSEIAYHLGFEHSQSFNKLFKKKTQQTPIEYKQSFN, encoded by the coding sequence ATGAAAAAAGATGATTTTACACCGCAAAAATTCAATTCAATTTCAGAATTGCACAAGGCTTTGGGCTTTCCAAAGCCATTGCATCCGTTGGTTAGTTTGGTAAATTATGCTGACATCAAAACCCCGTATGATGAACTGCCAAAAGCATTGCTGTTTAACTTCTATAAAATTTCGTACAAGAAAGGTTTGACGGGAAAAATAAAATACGGACAGAATTATTACGATTTTGATGAAGGTGGTTTGTCTTTCATTTCGCCCAATCAGGTTATTTCAAGTGCCGAAGATGAAAAAGATTATTCGGGATACACATTGCTTTTTCATCCCGATTTTATTGGCAATTATCCGCTTGCAACAAAGATTAAAACTTTTGGCTATTTTTCATATTCCACAAACGAAGCCTTGTTCTTATCAGACAAAGAAAAGCAAATCATTTTTTCCGTTTTTGAAAATATAAAAGAAGAATTGAACAGCACCATCGACGATTTTAGTCAGGATGTGGTTATTTCGCACCTTGAAGTTTTATTGAATTACAGCAATCGGTTTTATAAACGCCAATTCATTACCAGAAAAGCTGTTAGCAATGATTTATTGACACAAATGGAGCAATTGCTAAACAATTATTTTGAGCAGGAAGTAGCATTGCAAAAAGGACTTCCCACGGTTGAGTATTTGGCGAGCCAGCTCAATGTTTCGCCACGCTATTTAAGTGATATGCTTCGCTCATTAACAGGACAAAATGCACAGCAGCACATTCACGAAAAACTAATTGAAAAAGCAAAAGAGCAATTGACATCAAGCAATTTAAGTGTATCGGAAATTGCTTATCATTTAGGCTTTGAGCATTCGCAATCATTCAACAAATTATTTAAAAAGAAAACCCAACAAACACCGATAGAATATAAACAATCATTCAATTAG
- a CDS encoding nuclear transport factor 2 family protein: MDLKIFIQDWLAASNAYDTKKYLEKWQENAVLDDPSVGQVFKGQSGIRKYFESYFIGYKTQTRLVKLDIIADNKAHIEVEFTGEFPEGKIGGIFDFTFKNGRIDKAKADLT, encoded by the coding sequence ATGGATCTAAAAATATTCATACAGGATTGGCTTGCTGCAAGCAATGCCTACGATACAAAAAAATATTTAGAGAAATGGCAAGAGAATGCAGTTCTTGACGACCCTTCAGTTGGACAAGTTTTTAAAGGACAATCGGGTATCCGAAAATATTTTGAAAGTTATTTCATCGGTTACAAGACACAAACACGACTTGTTAAATTGGACATCATTGCCGATAACAAAGCACACATTGAGGTTGAGTTTACAGGTGAATTTCCAGAAGGGAAAATAGGAGGAATTTTTGATTTTACTTTCAAAAATGGCAGGATTGATAAAGCAAAAGCAGACTTGACGTAA
- a CDS encoding MarR family winged helix-turn-helix transcriptional regulator, whose translation MPKKIEFNFKSPNESPGYLLGQLTLLWQRKQKKVLDPLDLTQTQFALLCALAWLSNNNNNVTQIDIANQTNFDRMMVSKVLRTLEEKKFVTRQEHEIDTRAKTIQLTNIGETVLQKAIIEIENADIDFFASLNIELSQFNKNMVQLIDKNKNE comes from the coding sequence ATGCCTAAAAAAATTGAATTTAATTTTAAAAGTCCAAACGAAAGTCCTGGGTATTTACTCGGACAACTTACTTTGTTGTGGCAACGAAAACAAAAAAAGGTTTTAGACCCTTTAGATTTGACACAAACGCAATTTGCTCTATTATGTGCATTAGCTTGGCTTTCAAACAACAACAATAATGTAACGCAAATTGACATTGCCAATCAAACTAATTTTGATAGAATGATGGTGTCAAAAGTTTTAAGGACTTTAGAAGAAAAGAAATTTGTAACTCGACAAGAACACGAAATAGACACAAGAGCAAAAACCATTCAACTAACGAATATCGGAGAAACGGTTTTGCAAAAAGCAATTATTGAAATAGAAAATGCTGACATTGATTTTTTTGCTTCATTGAACATTGAACTTTCACAATTCAACAAGAATATGGTGCAACTTATTGACAAAAACAAGAACGAATAA
- a CDS encoding SDR family oxidoreductase translates to MSNKILITGATGSLGSKVVNLLKEKTKIENIAVLVRDEKNELAKQYANDGIEIKIGDYANLESLESAFKGIDTLYFVSGGDDNERATLHKNVVDTAKKAGIKHVLYTSALWKDQSNSSPLANLVDSHLQTENCIKTSGITYTILKHNLYAEVIEMMIGDKSQLLKTKTIYLPTANGLTSFVPKKDLAEAEVSILLNPSFYSNKILEFNGSEQITFSEIAKKISEIVKEPIQYISPEKIEFEEQMNKFGLPSHIIEILKTFSLAIANGEFDQQSNDLERVLGRKTTSLSEFLQATYE, encoded by the coding sequence ATGAGCAATAAAATATTAATCACAGGTGCAACAGGTAGTTTAGGAAGTAAGGTTGTTAACCTTTTAAAAGAGAAAACCAAAATTGAAAATATTGCTGTTTTGGTGAGAGACGAAAAAAATGAATTGGCAAAACAATATGCCAATGATGGTATTGAAATAAAAATTGGAGATTATGCAAATTTAGAAAGCTTGGAAAGTGCTTTTAAAGGCATTGATACTTTATACTTTGTTTCAGGTGGAGACGATAATGAACGAGCAACTCTTCATAAAAACGTAGTTGATACAGCAAAAAAAGCAGGCATTAAGCACGTTTTATATACAAGTGCTTTGTGGAAAGACCAAAGTAATTCTTCACCATTGGCAAATCTTGTGGATTCTCATTTACAAACTGAAAATTGTATTAAAACATCAGGAATCACTTATACAATTTTGAAACATAATTTATATGCCGAAGTAATCGAAATGATGATAGGAGATAAAAGCCAACTGTTAAAAACCAAAACAATTTATTTGCCAACAGCAAATGGACTAACTTCTTTTGTACCTAAAAAAGATTTAGCAGAAGCAGAAGTAAGTATTCTTTTAAATCCTTCATTCTATTCCAATAAAATATTAGAATTTAATGGAAGTGAACAAATAACTTTTTCTGAAATTGCTAAAAAAATATCTGAAATTGTAAAAGAACCTATTCAATATATTTCCCCAGAAAAAATTGAATTTGAAGAACAAATGAATAAATTTGGGTTACCAAGTCATATAATTGAAATACTTAAAACTTTCAGTTTAGCCATCGCCAATGGGGAATTTGACCAACAATCAAATGATTTAGAAAGGGTTTTAGGGAGAAAAACAACTTCATTGTCCGAGTTTTTACAAGCAACTTATGAGTAA
- a CDS encoding VOC family protein: protein MIQLTFASLQVRDLEASKAFYTNKLGFEIDSTNPQACVFKYNQGQASFAIRTPLEPLEGKELGIGVALWFAVDENVDELKEKFISNGVATTGPIIETPFGRAFHVKDIDGYKLTFLNTK from the coding sequence ATGATACAATTAACATTTGCATCTCTTCAAGTAAGAGATTTAGAAGCATCAAAAGCCTTCTACACTAACAAATTAGGGTTTGAAATTGACAGTACTAACCCACAAGCCTGCGTTTTCAAGTACAATCAAGGACAAGCAAGTTTTGCTATTCGTACACCACTTGAACCACTTGAAGGAAAAGAATTAGGAATTGGCGTAGCACTTTGGTTTGCAGTGGACGAAAATGTGGACGAATTGAAAGAAAAATTCATTTCAAATGGAGTTGCCACTACTGGACCAATTATAGAAACACCTTTTGGTAGAGCATTCCACGTAAAAGACATTGATGGGTATAAACTTACTTTTTTAAACACAAAATAA
- a CDS encoding IS1182 family transposase, whose product MQHIIGISRHQMRISSLEDAIAPDNQVRFIDAFVTFTDLAKLGFAVQTIKTEGRPSYDTKVFLKIYLYGYLGGIRSSRKLEKECFRNIEMQWLLEDIRPNYHSISDFRKNNPAALKKLFKLFVSFLKDADLIGGETIAIDGTKSRAHNSKKANFNQKKIDKHLEYIETKTQEYLDALEANDAKENSPKIKNVQQKIECLKQNKIRYELLEEKLKASGEPQISTTDSDARALLVQGQVVEISFNMQAAVDAKHNLVVATHTINRNDRNALSAIAIEAKENLEIETYTALVDKGYHNGREIEACRQANITTIVAQPEQGKNKENGTTKDYFVSKFQYNKTTDTYTCPQGETLKTTGHWHKKTTDRDSYEFKRYRTPKCRECPVKHLCTSRMAGRDIDRSQYADAVEENNKRYHANAQLYRKRQEINEHIFGTIKRQWGYNHTNLTGLEKVNGEHSLIMLVYNIKRSINILGVPELIAKLKKWNSPYKAKVLFLLKMSYLKPKLDFFFFETKLAS is encoded by the coding sequence ATGCAGCATATCATAGGAATTTCCCGCCACCAGATGCGTATTTCCAGTTTAGAAGACGCCATAGCTCCCGATAATCAAGTGCGATTTATAGATGCATTTGTGACGTTTACAGACCTTGCTAAGCTGGGTTTTGCAGTGCAAACCATCAAAACCGAAGGCCGCCCGAGCTACGATACCAAAGTGTTTCTTAAAATCTATTTATACGGTTATCTGGGCGGAATAAGAAGCTCGCGAAAATTAGAGAAGGAATGTTTTAGAAACATTGAAATGCAATGGCTATTGGAAGATATTCGTCCCAATTACCACAGCATCTCAGATTTCAGAAAAAACAATCCCGCTGCCTTGAAGAAACTCTTCAAGCTTTTTGTCTCATTCTTGAAAGATGCGGACTTGATAGGCGGTGAAACCATTGCCATTGACGGCACCAAAAGCCGGGCTCACAACAGCAAAAAAGCCAATTTTAACCAAAAGAAAATTGACAAGCACCTGGAATACATTGAGACCAAAACCCAAGAATATCTTGATGCTCTGGAAGCAAATGATGCAAAAGAAAACTCTCCAAAAATCAAAAATGTCCAACAAAAAATAGAGTGTCTCAAACAAAACAAAATCCGCTACGAATTGCTGGAAGAAAAACTAAAAGCAAGCGGAGAACCCCAAATAAGCACCACCGACAGCGATGCCAGAGCATTATTGGTTCAGGGACAGGTGGTTGAAATCTCATTTAATATGCAGGCAGCCGTCGATGCCAAACACAATCTTGTAGTAGCCACGCACACCATCAATCGTAATGACCGCAACGCCTTATCGGCTATTGCCATAGAAGCCAAAGAGAATTTAGAAATAGAAACCTACACGGCTTTGGTGGACAAAGGCTATCATAACGGGCGAGAAATAGAAGCCTGTAGGCAAGCCAATATCACTACAATTGTAGCGCAACCCGAACAAGGAAAAAATAAGGAAAACGGAACAACCAAGGATTATTTTGTTTCTAAGTTCCAATACAATAAAACCACCGACACCTACACTTGCCCACAGGGCGAAACGCTTAAAACTACAGGCCACTGGCACAAGAAAACCACGGACAGAGACAGTTATGAGTTCAAGAGATACCGAACACCCAAATGCAGAGAATGTCCTGTAAAACATTTATGCACCAGTAGGATGGCCGGTCGAGATATAGACCGCAGCCAATATGCCGATGCCGTAGAAGAAAACAACAAACGCTACCACGCAAATGCACAGCTCTACCGCAAGCGGCAGGAAATCAACGAACACATTTTTGGCACTATCAAACGGCAATGGGGCTACAATCACACCAATTTAACAGGATTGGAAAAAGTAAATGGAGAACACAGCCTGATTATGCTGGTCTATAACATCAAACGCAGCATCAATATACTCGGAGTTCCCGAGCTCATTGCCAAACTCAAGAAATGGAACTCACCCTACAAGGCAAAAGTCTTGTTTTTGTTAAAAATGAGTTATTTAAAACCGAAATTAGACTTCTTTTTCTTTGAAACTAAATTAGCCTCCTAA